From the genome of Tsukamurella pulmonis:
CCGGTGAGCTTGACTCCGTGCTCGAGGGCGGCGGGAACGGCGTGGGCGCCCGGGAAGGCGGGCAGCAGCGCGGGGTGCGCGTTGACGACGCGCCCGCCGAACGCGGCGAGGAAGGCGGGGCCGAGGATCTTCATGAATCCGGCCGCGACCACCAGGTGCGGCTCCATCTCCTCGACGGTGGCCGTCAGCGCGGCGTCCCAGTCGGCGCGGCCGTCGTAGGCCCGCAGCGGCACCTCGGCGCTCTCCACGCCGGCCTGCGCGGCGACGTCCAGCGCCCGGCAGGTGCGGTCCGCGACGACGCCGACCACGGACCCGGGGTAGCCGGGCTCACCCGCCGCCGCGAGGAGCGCCTCGAGCAGCGAACCGGTGCCGGAGGCCAGAACGACGATCCGGGCGGGCGCGCACGGCGGCACGACCGTGGGGCTGGGCGTGGTCAGGATGCACTCTTTTCCGAGGGGGCGATGCGCCATCAGCCTAGCGCCGCGCCTGCGGGCTACTGCCCGAAGGTGTAGCTGTCGAGTTCCTCGATGTCCGCGATGTCGCGCTCGCGCTTCGTCGCCGCAGGTCCGACGGCCTGCCGGGAGACGGGCGCGACCTCCTCGGTGGGCTGCTCGGCGACGGCGTCGAAGTCGCCGGTGTCCGCCGGATCGACCTCCTGCTCCGACTGCTCCGCGGTCTCCGCGTCGTGCTCCGCGCGGTCGGCGGGCTCGATCTCGACGGTGACGCCGTCGTCGATCACGTCCGCCTCGTCGGCGTAGGTGGTGTAGCCCGACGGTGCCTGCTCCTCCGCCCGGCGCGCCGCGCGTACGGCGCGCGACTCCCCCGCCTGCTGCAGCACGAGGGCCGCCAGCACACCGACGAGGCCGATCCAGCCGAGGGTGAACAGGAACACCTGCGCGAGGTCGGCGCCGGCGTACCCGAAGCCGCCCAACTCGCCGCCGG
Proteins encoded in this window:
- the purN gene encoding phosphoribosylglycinamide formyltransferase, which encodes MAHRPLGKECILTTPSPTVVPPCAPARIVVLASGTGSLLEALLAAAGEPGYPGSVVGVVADRTCRALDVAAQAGVESAEVPLRAYDGRADWDAALTATVEEMEPHLVVAAGFMKILGPAFLAAFGGRVVNAHPALLPAFPGAHAVPAALEHGVKLTGSTVHLVDAGLDTGPILAQEAVAVQPGDTEETLHERIKVVERRLLTEVVAAIARQGYSVDGRKVTI